The Bacteroidota bacterium sequence GAGAGTATTTTATAGAAATGTATTTTTAGGATATTTTAATGAAAATGAATTAAGAACTAAGGAACAATCAGTAAGGTTAGAAACTAATTTAGTGTAAAGTCTAATCTTTAACTTGTGTAAACTATGTGCCTTAACGAACATAATGAAAAAAGAAAATGAATATAAACAAGCTGATATTGATAAACAAAAGAGTTGCAAATTCCCAACGCAAATACCCGAAGCAAAATTTGCAACACATTTGTTTTAGGAGCATAGAAAATTTAAATATAAACAGATAATCAATAATTTATAACACTTTAAAAGAATAAAATCATGAACAGAAAATTATTACTAATCCTTATTGCGATAGTTTTTATCTGCAATAATTTTCTCTTTGGACAGACAGTAATTCCTGCAAACTTGACTTCATCAATTACATATTCTGGAAATTGCATTATTAATTCCGATGTGTATATACAAAATGGTGCAGAAATTACTTTCGATAACGCTCAAATTAGTATTGATGCTGCAAAGACTATTACAATTGAACCTGGATGTAAATTGAATGTTTTTAATGGAAGCACATTGACGGCATCAGGTATTAATTTTTGGCAAGGAATTATATTAAGGGGAATTCCAACAGTAAGTCATGTTTCAGGTAACAGCCTTAATCCACAACAGGGGCAGTTGATGATGCAAAACTCAACTATTGAAAAAGCAAACATAGGAGTTTCTGTTGGTGAAATTATAAACAATATCCATTATCATGGTGGTGGAATTCTAAGGGCAAGTAATGTAGATTTCGTAAATTGTAAAGTATCTGTTTCATTTGCAATCTATGACAAAATACCAAACCAAAGTTATTTTAAAGACTGCAACTTCACATGGTCATCATTTGCAGCATCTTTTAATGGAACATTTGATACACACATTAAAATTATTGGAAATCAAGGAATTTATTTTGCTGGTGGAAATGTATTTTCAAATACATTATCAAAGTTAGATTTTATTAATAATGGTACTTCATCAAATCTGCAAGAAAAAAGAGGTATAGGCGTATATATTTTAAGTTCCTCAATTATTTTCAAAAGGGGATTTCCTTGTTATCAACCTGTTCAAGACGATCCCGGTTGCATCAAATGCACTGGTTCTATGAATGAATTTAACAACCTTTCAGTTGGAATACTTAACCAATGCTGGAATAGGGCGCAATTAAGAACTGCAATAACTGGATGTAGATTTGAAAATAATATAGTTTCAATTGGACATCACTATGATGACAATGTATTTATTAACAGAAACGAGTTTTATACAGATGATAACTATGACAATGGAAATGAGTATGGGTGTCAATATGGTAAGCATATAGATATTGGCGTTTACAATTGTGAAAATGCTGATATTTCAGATAATGAAATTAATTGGGAAACATCTGAAAATATTCCAGCATCAAGCCATCATATAGGGATATACACTGCAAATACCAGTGATTTGGGCGATTCAAGATCAAGAATATACCACAACAATATATCATCTCATTTTTCCAGCTTTTCATTATGCGGTCCTTATGCATATGGTAATTATATCCAAGGTAAAAATTACGAATTAGATATTTGGTGTAATCATTACGACTTAGTACCGTTAATATATGTTGATCAAAGTGGTGATTTTGCAACATGTGAAAACCATTATGATTGGTATGTTAGAAATCTAGAAGAAGATCAATACGGATTCCCAACAGATTATCCATCAAATTTAAAACAACAAGGTGATAATGATTTTTCAGCCTCAAATGAGTTTTCTCCTCATTATTCACCAACGGGTACATATTGTGTCCCAAAAATAGAATCTGGGCATGTTTTAATGTATTTTGACAGTGATAATGACATTGAGTATTATTATGATGCCAATCTACCAAATCAGGAACCAACTTGTCTTAAAGAATATGCTCCTCAGTTCTTTCATACAAATCAAACATCAACAAATGATAATGAATGCCCATTTTCATCATATTGTAATCAATTTGGCGATATACCTGATGGAATAAACTGGACAACAACATTTCCTATAAATGAAGATTTGACCGTATCTGATAACAATATTGAACTTACAGATGATGATTTTGAGGATGAATTTGATGAAATACCATTAAAAGTCGATGAAAAGATTGTTAACAATTTTGATTTAACATTGTATCCAAATCCCACAAAAGATTTTGTAATAATTGAAATTGAAGGATTATTTAATAGTAAAATTAATAATGCCAATTTCTATCTTTATGATTTAAATGGTAAATTAGTGAATTTTGAAATTGACAAGACAGAAAATGAAAATATTCTCATTATGAATTTAGAAAATTTGAATAATTCTATTTATGTTTTGAAAGTAGTAATTAACAACCAATTCATTACAACAAGTAAAATTGTTTTAAATAAATAATATAAGTTATGAAAACATACAATTATATAATATTAACAGTGTTTCTGTTTATTTCAATTGAAACAATAGGACAAAACCAATCTTGGCCATCACAGGGTGCAGTATGGTATTATGTAAATAATGGTACTGACATAAATTGTAAATATATAAAAATGTACGCAGATTATGACACTATAGTACAGTATCATGATTCCGTTATGGTTGCAAAATTAATGCGCTTACAGTATTTAGATTCAAATTTAAATTTTCTTGGGGATAGTTCTTTTGTTGCTATTTCAGGGAATGGAGGTAAAGATATTTATAGATGGGGGTTTTACGCATATAATGGTGCACGTTTCTTCCCATTATATAAAAATGTTAATGAAACAACCACAGAATACTTATATAAAGATACTGTTTTAGATGTTAGTTATTCTGTAGCTTTTATTCCCAAAGGATCTGAACTAATTAATGGCAACGAATTCAAAAAATTCTATCACTATATAATGGGAAATACTTGCTTCAAATACAGGGATTACTATTACGAAAAAATTGGAAGTTTGAATTATTTTTTATTTTATGACACATGCAATTCTTTTGGATATGCAGGAAAATTAAGTTGCTACTTTGACAGCACATTAGGTGTATTCAATACCGGAATTGAAGAAAAATGTATATGTGAAAAAATAGGACTCGGAATAAATTACAAACAAGAATATAGTAAAGCAGCAGTGATTGTGTACCCAAATCCAAGTTCCTCATTTGTGAAATTTCAAATTCCTGAAAACACATATTTGATAGAGTACAAATTATTTGATATTAATGGCAGGGAATTACTCAGTAAAAGCGGCAATGAAATTTCCACTCATATTAATTTGAATGATTTTCAGGGGAATTTATTTATTTTAAAAATAA is a genomic window containing:
- a CDS encoding T9SS type A sorting domain-containing protein; translated protein: MKTYNYIILTVFLFISIETIGQNQSWPSQGAVWYYVNNGTDINCKYIKMYADYDTIVQYHDSVMVAKLMRLQYLDSNLNFLGDSSFVAISGNGGKDIYRWGFYAYNGARFFPLYKNVNETTTEYLYKDTVLDVSYSVAFIPKGSELINGNEFKKFYHYIMGNTCFKYRDYYYEKIGSLNYFLFYDTCNSFGYAGKLSCYFDSTLGVFNTGIEEKCICEKIGLGINYKQEYSKAAVIVYPNPSSSFVKFQIPENTYLIEYKLFDINGRELLSKSGNEISTHINLNDFQGNLFILKIITSSGTSIQKLIRSQ
- a CDS encoding T9SS type A sorting domain-containing protein, yielding MNRKLLLILIAIVFICNNFLFGQTVIPANLTSSITYSGNCIINSDVYIQNGAEITFDNAQISIDAAKTITIEPGCKLNVFNGSTLTASGINFWQGIILRGIPTVSHVSGNSLNPQQGQLMMQNSTIEKANIGVSVGEIINNIHYHGGGILRASNVDFVNCKVSVSFAIYDKIPNQSYFKDCNFTWSSFAASFNGTFDTHIKIIGNQGIYFAGGNVFSNTLSKLDFINNGTSSNLQEKRGIGVYILSSSIIFKRGFPCYQPVQDDPGCIKCTGSMNEFNNLSVGILNQCWNRAQLRTAITGCRFENNIVSIGHHYDDNVFINRNEFYTDDNYDNGNEYGCQYGKHIDIGVYNCENADISDNEINWETSENIPASSHHIGIYTANTSDLGDSRSRIYHNNISSHFSSFSLCGPYAYGNYIQGKNYELDIWCNHYDLVPLIYVDQSGDFATCENHYDWYVRNLEEDQYGFPTDYPSNLKQQGDNDFSASNEFSPHYSPTGTYCVPKIESGHVLMYFDSDNDIEYYYDANLPNQEPTCLKEYAPQFFHTNQTSTNDNECPFSSYCNQFGDIPDGINWTTTFPINEDLTVSDNNIELTDDDFEDEFDEIPLKVDEKIVNNFDLTLYPNPTKDFVIIEIEGLFNSKINNANFYLYDLNGKLVNFEIDKTENENILIMNLENLNNSIYVLKVVINNQFITTSKIVLNK